In Eleutherodactylus coqui strain aEleCoq1 chromosome 4, aEleCoq1.hap1, whole genome shotgun sequence, the following are encoded in one genomic region:
- the LOC136624393 gene encoding oocyte zinc finger protein XlCOF22-like yields MDRKRDKMAESIFTLTLEILFRLTGEDYTVVKKTSSDGCQAPVSDGWGRPLSPITGPPPHPLILEEINEQKILELTNKMIELLTGEVPIRCQDVTVYFSMEEWEYLEGHKDLYKDVVMEDHQSPPSPGRSSKRTAAERCPRPLLPQDDQLVNPDEDLIPIDATETHVRGDQLCKEKIPTDDPPDDDTRSSEGHLISSYFKVEDHYIIQYTYEEPAMIPDTPSALHSKDLSSDASQTAKQNQIYRMNVEHQRVQLGKKSKSCSECGKCFSRNPDLVRHQRIHTGEKPFSCSECGKCFNIKHNLVEHQRIHTGEKPFLCSECGKCFTLKSHLDKHQRIHTRIKPHSCSECGKGFSQKEALVTHQRSHTEEKPFSCSECGKCFRHKSVLAIHQRIHTREKPFLCSECGKGFSRKTYLVTHQRLHTGEKPFSCSECGKGFRHKSVLAVHQRIHTREKPFSCSECGKCFSHKSVHVTHQRIHTGEKPFSCSECGKHCSRKVDLVKHLRIHTGEKLPYGSEFGKCFIWQ; encoded by the exons atggataggaagagggacaagatggcggagagtatattcaccctcaccctagagatactcttccggcttacaggagag gattacacggtagtgaagaagacttctagtgatggctgtcaggccccggtgtctgatggatggggaagacccctgagcccaatcacagggcctccacctcaccccctgatactggaggagatcaatgagcagaagatcctagaactcaccaacaagatgattgagctgctgactggagag gttcctataaggtgtcaggacgtcactgtctatttctccatggaggagtgggagtatttagaaggacacaaggatctgtacaaggacgtcgtgatggaggaccaccagtcccccccatcaccag gtagatccagtaagagaacagcagcggagagatgtcctcgtcctcttcttccacaggatgatcag cttgtgaatccggatgaagatctgatccctattgatgctacagagacacatgtcagGGGGGATCAGCTGTGTAAGGAGAagattcctacagatgaccctCCAG atgacgacaccaggagttcagagggacatctgatatcttCATATTTTAAGGTGGAAGATCATTATATCATACAATatacatatgaagagcctgcTATGATTCCAGATacaccctcagcccttcacagcaaagactTATCATCTGATGCATCACAGACTGCCAAGCAAAATCAAATTTACAGAATGAATGTAGAACATCAAAGAGTTCAGTTAGGGAAGAAGTCCAaatcatgttctgaatgtgggaaatgttttagccgCAACCCAGATctagttagacatcagagaattcacacaggagagaagccattttcatgttcagaatgtgggaaatgttttaacataAAACATAATCTTGTtgagcatcagagaattcacacaggggagaagccatttttatgttcagaatgtgggaaatgttttaccctgaAATCACATCTTGATAAACATCAGCGAATTCACACAAGGATAAAGCcacattcatgttcagaatgtggaaaaggtTTTAGTCAGAAAGAagctcttgttacacatcagagaagtcacacagaggagaagccgttttcatgttcagaatgtgggaaatgttttaggcaTAAATCCGTTCTtgctatacatcagagaattcacactagggagaaaccatttttatgttcagaatgtgggaagggtTTTAGTCGAAAAAcatatcttgttacacatcaaagacttcacacaggggagaagccattttcatgttcagagtgtgggaaaggttttagGCATAAATCAGTTCTTgctgtacatcagagaattcacacaagggagaaaccattttcatgttcagaatgtgggaaatgttttagtcacAAATCAGTTcatgttacacatcagagaattcacacaggggagaagccgttttcctgttctgaatgtgggaaacattGTAGTCGTAAAGTAGATCTGGTTAAACATTTGAgaattcacacgggggagaagctCCCTTACGGTTCAGAatttgggaaatgttttatttggCAATGA